In a single window of the Ancylobacter polymorphus genome:
- a CDS encoding sensor histidine kinase, whose protein sequence is MPDIALVDNAARWITVLSSLAIFVALVRLLFLRRNLSIRTRLLGLLLATLVLLFGVLSLLVIFDFGSTYPLLPMGVRIGIALLNLIGAIALWSNFAALIDMPTPRHAVSEQRRLTLELATALQRYEMALRGSNVAIFTQDRELRYTSVSKPLFGFPVEQVLGSSDADLLGEAQAQALTLLKRDALASSASRKGEIEIEEGGRKCWYDIHIDPLRDLAGTTVGLTGAAVDVTERKENEQHLRLLMRELTHRSKNLLAVIQAMARQTARHAGSIDNFVEIFSARLQALSKSHDLLVQESWYGASLNDMVRSQLGHHLDRENSQFTIEGPSLFLKPEAAQNIGLAIHELSTNAAKYGALSVPSGHVDILWARRTPEAGGGFELSWRERGGPVVSKPEGRGFGSLVIERNLARALDGKVELNFAPSGLICTVSVPESHLTPER, encoded by the coding sequence ATGCCCGACATCGCCCTTGTCGACAACGCGGCACGCTGGATCACCGTCCTGTCGTCGCTGGCCATCTTCGTGGCCCTGGTGCGGCTGCTGTTCCTGCGCCGCAACCTATCGATCCGCACACGGCTTCTGGGTTTGCTGCTGGCGACCCTGGTGCTGCTTTTCGGCGTGCTCTCGCTGCTGGTGATCTTCGATTTCGGCAGCACCTATCCCTTGCTGCCGATGGGCGTGCGCATCGGCATCGCCCTGCTCAACCTGATCGGCGCGATCGCTCTGTGGTCGAACTTCGCCGCGCTGATCGACATGCCGACACCGCGCCATGCGGTGAGCGAGCAGCGACGACTCACCCTTGAGCTCGCAACGGCCCTTCAGCGCTACGAGATGGCGCTGCGCGGCTCCAATGTCGCCATCTTCACCCAGGACCGCGAGCTCCGCTACACCTCGGTCAGCAAGCCGCTGTTCGGCTTCCCCGTGGAGCAGGTGCTCGGCTCCAGCGATGCCGATCTGCTCGGCGAGGCGCAGGCGCAGGCGCTGACCCTGCTCAAGCGCGACGCCCTCGCCTCCTCCGCCTCGCGCAAGGGCGAGATCGAGATCGAGGAAGGCGGGCGCAAATGCTGGTACGACATTCATATCGACCCGCTGCGCGATCTCGCCGGCACCACGGTGGGCCTCACCGGCGCCGCCGTCGATGTCACCGAGCGCAAGGAGAATGAGCAGCATCTGCGCCTGTTGATGCGCGAACTCACCCACCGCTCGAAAAACCTGCTGGCGGTGATCCAGGCCATGGCGCGGCAGACCGCCCGCCATGCCGGCTCGATCGACAATTTCGTCGAGATTTTCAGCGCCCGCCTGCAGGCCCTCTCCAAGTCGCACGACCTTCTGGTGCAGGAGAGCTGGTACGGCGCCTCGCTGAACGACATGGTGCGCTCGCAGCTCGGCCATCACCTCGATCGCGAGAACAGCCAGTTCACCATCGAGGGGCCGAGCCTGTTCCTGAAGCCGGAAGCGGCGCAGAATATCGGCCTCGCCATCCACGAACTGTCGACCAACGCCGCCAAATATGGCGCGCTGTCCGTGCCGAGCGGCCATGTCGACATCCTCTGGGCCCGGCGCACGCCGGAGGCCGGCGGGGGCTTCGAGCTCTCCTGGCGGGAGCGCGGCGGCCCCGTCGTCTCCAAGCCGGAAGGACGCGGCTTCGGCTCGCTGGTGATCGAGCGCAACCTCGCCCGCGCGCTCGACGGCAAGGTGGAACTCAACTTCGCCCCCTCCGGACTCATCTGCACGGTGAGCGTGCCCGAGAGCCATTTGACGCCCGAGCGCTGA
- a CDS encoding PRC-barrel domain-containing protein: MTSKLATLTAAAALALAPAVAFAQSPAPETTTPPAASPVQPDAGNPQAPASEMPATTPTPGTAGSTDSAAPAASATATPATPKFISAQSAGQWLGSDLMGTEVVTANDEKLGSISDVIVEREGEIIAVVIDVGGFLGIGAKPVAVSFDSLTATPTDNGEKVVVSMTKEELNAAPEFKSLEQARSETPSTGATTTTTN, from the coding sequence ATGACCAGCAAGCTCGCGACACTCACCGCCGCCGCTGCCCTGGCGCTCGCCCCCGCGGTCGCCTTCGCCCAGAGCCCGGCGCCTGAGACCACCACGCCGCCGGCCGCCAGCCCGGTTCAGCCGGATGCCGGCAACCCGCAGGCCCCGGCCTCCGAAATGCCGGCGACCACCCCGACCCCCGGCACGGCCGGCTCGACCGACAGCGCCGCTCCGGCCGCCTCGGCGACTGCGACCCCGGCGACGCCGAAATTCATCAGCGCCCAGAGCGCGGGCCAGTGGCTCGGCTCCGACCTGATGGGCACCGAGGTGGTGACCGCCAATGACGAGAAGCTCGGCTCAATCAGCGACGTGATCGTCGAGCGCGAAGGCGAGATCATCGCCGTGGTGATCGATGTCGGCGGCTTCCTCGGCATCGGCGCCAAGCCGGTCGCAGTGTCCTTCGACTCGCTGACCGCCACCCCCACCGACAATGGCGAGAAGGTCGTGGTCTCGATGACCAAGGAAGAGCTGAACGCGGCTCCCGAGTTCAAGAGCCTGGAGCAGGCCCGTTCGGAAACCCCGAGCACGGGTGCGACCACCACCACGACCAACTGA